Below is a window of Trichosurus vulpecula isolate mTriVul1 chromosome 4, mTriVul1.pri, whole genome shotgun sequence DNA.
ttaaaaCAATGCAGCAGTATAGCCCCTCATACCTTGAGAACAATTTCCCATTtgactcaaagaaaagaaaaaagaggaaagaaaagaagctatcttcttccttcctctgtcttgcagaaaacaaaaaacagcccAAAAGTACTCCTAAGACAAATGTCTGATAGAAACCAGTTTAGCCCAAGGGTTCCTGCTCGTTATCCATTGATGTCACTGGAATCATTCGATTGTTTACATTATTCAGAAAGTTATTGACTGTATTGGCTTTTTGTCAATGCTTTAAAGAGCATTAAAGTTTACTCAGGTATAACGTGGAAAATGGCCAATGTCAAATACTCTCTGTCTGCCTTCATATTCATCAGTATCTGTTGAGTATTCATCTTCTTCCATCACTGTGCATTCAAAGTGATTGGTTTCCATTCAGGTTGTAGCAGCCTTGAATGTTGGATACACCATATGAAATCTGGGAATGTTGgcattaaatatatttccctcacTGTAAAGTAGATGGATGCTGAAGACATAGAGATAAGTATACTCATGCACCCAACAAGGGCTGATGATTAGAAACTGTTCAACCACAgtaggtccatgaactttttcaGTTTCACCTTTATCATTTGATATTCTCTAAGATCAGCTATCTGATGAGCCCTTTCAGGAAGGGCAACTTTTAACATCTCCATTCTCATTTAGTAAGTGAAATAGTGAGGTAGCTTGCCTGGAACTAACTCTGGTAGAAACGATATGTCTGCTGACCACTGTGAAATCTCCAGTTGTTGCTAGCCACCTTCTCATCATGAGCTTGTTTGAAAATCTGGTCTCTGATGATAGGGTAGCCCCCACCCATTACAGCATTGTATATATAAGAGGTAAACCATGCTAAGTAAGAAGCACCTGTAATAAACATGTTAATTTCAGATGGATTCCAAGCCAACTGGTCAGAATACTCATAGATCTCAGACTGATTTAGGCTCTCTATGCTTTCCAGTGCCACATTTGACTCAAAAACTCAAACCAGTGTATATGCAGCCGCTGTACCAATATCTAGCAAATCCTCTGAGCAATACTGAGTTTATAACGCCTTACATCCCCTCAAACTAGGAACCACTAGCCACTATCCATTGTGGATCCAAAAGGAGCATGGATGGGCATTGGGAAGCTCACACCCTATCTTAGGTCCACCACACCTAGCTCATATTCATCCAAACTGCCTTTCAGAAATCCAATCATCTATGGACACCTTTGTCCCAAGCATCTCTCAAGTTCatcctaggctttttttttaaatgaggaacgTGATGTTGAATAGATTCTCCTAGGTAAGAATAAGTCTCTACAAAGACTTTCAAATTTTGTTCAATGATTTCTCTCTCATAAAAGCCAATGTTTTTTGCAATGTCATCTTCATAGAGGATCATGGTTTGATAGTCGGTTGAATCTTCATGTGACGTAACAACTGCCAAGGTCCCAGTAGTCCAGTAAGGAGAAGATAAGCAGAAGGGGATGGGTGGGACAGCAGTTCCAGGCTCAGCTCCAGCTCCTCTATGACATTTATCAAAGCAGCATTGACCCACTGCTCATCCATCCTAGGGTGGGGTAGAGGAGCCATTCATTATCCCCCAAGAgcagataaaaaaaaactgagatgaAAGGTTTTAGCTATCCCAGGCCACAAAGTAGCAAATCCAGACCATCTAGCTGGTTGTCTGATGTACTTTCCACTACATGGCATGCTTCCTAATGTAGTAATAGCACTGAGCTTGAATTgagagaagacctgaattaaaatccctTGAGCCTAGTAGTCATAGGGAAAAGGGatagtaataagcatttatataggacctactacgtgcaaggcactatgctaagcattttacaaatattacctctttgatcctcataacaaggGTAATATTCTCCAtgtttacaggcaaggaaactgaggcaaaaagtggtttaaatgacttacccagagtctcacagctagtaaatgtttggggctagatttgaacccaggacttcctgactgcaggcctagcctctatctactgcaccacctagctccccactTCTTGGGTTAAGGTAAGTAAAGTATCTGTAATTCTTAGAGGCATGGGATTAATTACTGTTGTTAATCAACTTACATTTTGTCACTTCAGAAGAAGGGGTGATAGAGTAGGTCACCTAGCCagctctggagttctgagcttcCCTGAGAAAGACTCTTGATGAGGTCCAGAGTCTCATAATAATCTGTATTTCAGGTCCACAGACGTGGGCTACCTCAGTGTCACTTTCAACTGTGATTTCTGCTAACTGGGTGCTTCCCTTTTTGACTACATACAGGACCAGTTGGCCCAGGGTCTGTGttgaagaagtctgaattatttctttttttaaaaaaaaatttatttttagtttatgacactcAGTCCCACTTGAATTATTTCATTACCAGAAGCAGCACATTGTAAGTGTATAGCCCCTCTCCTACTCAGATGATACAAGCACAGAGACTAATCACAGAGTGTTAATTAGATGTTAAACTAAATATAAAGATGCCTTGAGCCCTGATTCCTTTAGGATCAAGGTGTGAGTGATTTCAGATCACCTAGTATCAAGTGATTTAGGATAGGGTATAAACACCTTTCTCTGATGGAATTCAAGGGAACAAACACATTACCCATACCCGTGGTGGGAGGTTCGGGGAAGAGGGGGAACTTTAAATAGTAAAACAACCCTGGTGAGGGGAAAGTAATTATAATCCATGATCTGATTATGCAGGAAATATCTACAAGGAATAAAGGGAGAgcatttctctcccctttccccatcagTCATGGCATCTTAGCAATACCTTGCCCAGTGGGAGACACTGATCCAGAGTTCAGTGGTTCTATAAAATTCAAGGTATAATTGAGAGAGAAAAGACATGCATTCTAGATAGCTGCCTAGGGTAGACAATGGATTCAAGGAATGTGAtccctggcagcagagaagagagctgtGCTGTGGACAGGAGCAGACTCTGGAAATCCAGCTGATCAAACCATCCAAAGAGATGATGCATCTAAGGAGATAAGAATGAGGATTccacaaaaagagaaaggacagacTTCCAGGCCCTATCATATCAGGAGCTGGGAATTGCCTTTCCCACACATTAATCCTACATATATGCCCCAGTTTGCACTCATTCATCTTATAGACACTTTGTACATTTGTGGAagagtgtgcctcagttttttgaggaaaatgtttcatatctaatgttttttcttttctatcttaaTGAATGCCTTTGCTAAAAGCTAATTGTGTCTACTGGCTGATAGCAAAAGGAAAGACACTGATGGGGGATGGGAGTGGTGTACCTGACCTATAGTAATAGGGGTCACCACCACTCAGCACCCTAGTACCTGAAATAGAGGTTGCTTCTTTGAGGACTAAGCCTGTTGAGGAAGTTAACCCAGAGGGTCAAGAGGGAGTCATAACAGCTGGGTTCTTTGACTTCCCTTCCTGTCACTCCCTCTCCCTAGAGATGGGAACTTTCACCAAAGACTGAGTAAAGTGAGCCTGTAAAGGGGGAACATTCTTCTGGAAAAGCCCCCCTCTCAACGCCTATGAACCGGCTGTAGATCAATCCTAGCCTGTTTTCTGAAGTCCCAAGACAACTCTAAATGTTTCCATGACAACCCAGAGATGTGATTTTGGGCCTAGTTGGGCCAAAATACTCTTTCCAGCTTTCGGcaatatggtataatggaaaggatCTGGAATTAAATGAGACCTGGATTCTCAATTCAAGGATCTGACATTTAATAGTCATATAACCCTGGGTAAATAACTCGAACCTTTTttaacctatttcctcatctgtaaaatggggaccataGCACCATCTCCTTCCCAGGGCTGTATGTCCTGTAAACCTTAAATACTCTAATACTTAAAGGATTTATAATTTTTTCAGTGTGGATAACACCCTCAAAGAATGCTGTTTACAACCCCTCTTTATCTCAGTATCCGATCTTCATGAACATCAACCACAACAAAACCATCACACGATGACCAACCTTCTGGTAATCAATCTTTTTAAACTTAGCTTGACAGTTCCTCAGCTGACAGATGCAGTCTATCACATGGTCTGTGCTTGGTACCTTTCCAACTTGGAaggattttcacttttttttccccatagccTTTGGGAACCCAGTCACCTCCACACCACAATGCTACACCAAAGTAGGGTTTTAATGAAAGGCTCCCCATTTAcactaagacaaaaaaaaacagattccCTAGCTTGACTTCCATGGTGATGGGACCTTTATTCAAACATCCTCTATTGATTACAATTCTGATTGTGTTGTGACCAGTGATGGACATGTTTAAGATTTCTGCTGAGGTTATTATGAAATGACATTTTGGGGGTAGGAGTGCTATGTCAGGTATGCCTGAAGATGTGTATTTGTAAGAGTTTCTGGATTTAAATGAGAAGACCTGACATAACTTCCTATCAAAACGTCCTTCCTTTTAGTCATTCATCAGTTTTATACACTTTCACATATGACTTTGCTTTATATTTATCTATCCACATGTTTTATCCTCCCTTCTAGgaggtcaatttcttttttttttttttaagttcaaactGTTTCCCTTTTATTAAGGTCCAAGTAAATATTATACAGACTGGGACTCAATAAAGAAAAACATGttcaaataatatttcatcatcagCATCTCCAGGTAAATGTGTATAATCAAGTAGCATTACCAAGAAGTCCTTAGGAAGCCCATCCACAAGAGTTTATGCTTTGTCTAGGCCCAGCTCCTCTGGAGTAGAGATTCCCAATTCATCTAAAGTTGGTCTAAGTTCCTGAATAATATACGGGTAGATTTCCTTATGAGGTCCTGCTTTGTCCTTTACAACCTCTAGAATGCGAACTGCACTAGCAAAATCATTTAACCGTCTGCATGCCCTCAAAGCAGCATCAATGATTTTGGGTTCTGGAACTAGGTCGTAGCCAACCAATGTATTCATTCCTTTTCGTAATTCCCAGGCATCAAGATCTGGTTTGCTGAAGTATGTCACCCAGCGAGCATCAAACTCCTCATCTGTCTCATGGGACCCATGGGAGTAGCAGCGAACTGACTGGATAGCGGAGGCGGCGGGAGAGGCGGAGGACGACCAGGAGGAGGGGGCTGCAGCCCCCGGCTTCGGCAGCAGGACCCGCACCGAGGTGGAGCAGCGGCGGAGAGCGGCGGCCAGCATGGTAACAGCGGGCGAGGGCGACTGACTGACCGAGCCACTGACTCTAGGAGGTCAATTTCTTAAGAGCAGGGATccagcctttctttttttttatagtcTTCAAACTACCAAGTACAAAGTTACAATAAGCCTTTGTTGAACTGAGTGGGATTCTTCCAACGGGCTGTATGAAAGGAGTGACTTAAACAAAATATCTTCAGGTCCAGAGTCATGTTGGCGTGGTGTCAACAACCCAGGCTAAGAATTGTTAACACTGGGGAAATGCTTCTTGTAGCCCATATTCCGCAGTATCTTGTAAACATAAATCACCAGATCAGGAAACAACTTCTGAAAATACTCAGAAGGTTCTCCAATTTTTGACTTCACActgaaatgaaaaatagtatgttcaATATGTTTGCTCCAGGGCATTTAGTTCTCCATTTTGGCATTTACTAATCTGACAACTCACTGATTCCTCAAGAAAATCTCCTTTAATTTCTGAGATGCAGAAACTTTCTAGGTCGCCTCTTACCTCTCTGATTCTCTCAGCAAAGCAGGACTACAGCTATGactttccttattttataaataggaAAGTGGATACTCAAACAAGTAGAAAGTGACTTAGAAAGTGTtggaggtgagattcaaactcagatctctccTAATTGCAAGCCCTAactccactgcaccatgctgacCTCTTTGGAGGGACACCAAAAGTGGGGTTTTCTCATTCAGAGGGCCAGTGGTGAGGACTGGACTTATAGaataacagatttagagctggaaggaactttgagATTATATCATCCCACCGTGTGATTTTGtgaatgagaaaagtgaggtctAGGAGGATGAAGAGACTTTAATAAGCTTTCTTTGAGGCTTCTAGGTGGGGccacagtgtatagagtactgggcctgcagtcgggatgatctgagttcaaatctgccctcaggcacttattagcttcatgaccctgggcaaatcatttaacctctccctacctcagtcttagtgtagttttaagctttaatatatatacatatatgtatacatatacatgtatgtacacaacccatatatatgtaaaacataaacAAATATCTGTATGTAccaaagcttaaaactacactaagactttggaGGTGTGCCTAAAAACttactcatatacacacacatacatgtgtgtatgtgtatatatatacatatatatctgtgtatatgtacttatgtgtgcatgtgtatgtgtgtgtgcataagtGTCTCTCCCAAGACCCAGTTCCAAATGGATGCCCATAGGCATTTCaaataaagtatatttaaaataGAATTCATCATTTTCCCCTACCCCTAAACCCAgtcctcttcccaacttttctgtTCTGTCAAGAATATCACTGTCCTTCTGGTAACACAGTCACTACCTTGGAATCATtcccaactcttcattttccctcATCCTTCATAGCCACTCTTTCCCCCCACATCTTATCAATACTGCCTTCACATCATGTCTCATacccatctccttctctcctctccctactcACATGATCACCTATGTAATTCAGGACCTCACCACCTCTTCCCTGGAGTATTGTAAAAGCTTCCTTGACTCCAGACTTTCCACTCTCCAATCCTTCACACACACCACAACCAAGGATGTGAGAGTCACTTTATTCTGCCCAGTCAGACCATATTATGTTGAGTTCTGGGaactatattttaggaaggacattgataaattggACTATGTCTAGAGTATGGCAATCAGGATAGAGAAAGGTCCTGAGATCATGCCACACGAGGACTGGTTTAAGGAAATG
It encodes the following:
- the LOC118848774 gene encoding cytochrome c oxidase subunit 5A, mitochondrial, with amino-acid sequence MLAAALRRCSTSVRVLLPKPGAAAPSSWSSSASPAASAIQSVRCYSHGSHETDEEFDARWVTYFSKPDLDAWELRKGMNTLVGYDLVPEPKIIDAALRACRRLNDFASAVRILEVVKDKAGPHKEIYPYIIQELRPTLDELGISTPEELGLDKA